The following proteins are co-located in the Komagataeibacter sp. FNDCF1 genome:
- the recO gene encoding DNA repair protein RecO encodes MEWEAPALVLSATPYGEGSAIVHVLTGEHGLYHGLARGGSASRGRAVWQTGNLVRARWMARLPEQLGSITAETVHASAARILDYPLPLAMLASLCALADDCLPEREPHPAIFQGLTSLLARISLDPQWAEAEAMPEIVRWELMLLSELGFGLDLNGCALGGSRDDLRWVSPRTGRAVSDEKAGKWRDRLLPLPTFVLHPQQVGTPRDWYDGLRLSGHFLRRDAFGQRHRPVPEARGRLADMIARKADIPAAGEPPEDPANPPG; translated from the coding sequence ATGGAATGGGAGGCTCCCGCCCTTGTGCTATCCGCCACCCCGTATGGGGAAGGCAGCGCCATCGTGCATGTGCTGACCGGCGAGCACGGCCTGTATCATGGTCTGGCCCGTGGCGGCTCCGCCAGCAGGGGACGTGCCGTATGGCAGACCGGCAACCTGGTGCGCGCGCGATGGATGGCACGCCTGCCCGAACAGCTGGGCAGCATTACCGCCGAGACGGTTCACGCCTCCGCCGCGCGCATTCTCGATTATCCCCTGCCGCTGGCCATGCTGGCATCGCTGTGCGCGCTGGCTGATGACTGCCTGCCCGAGCGTGAGCCGCATCCGGCCATATTCCAGGGACTGACCAGCCTGCTGGCGCGGATCAGCCTCGACCCGCAATGGGCTGAGGCCGAAGCCATGCCCGAGATCGTACGGTGGGAACTCATGCTGCTGTCGGAACTGGGGTTCGGGCTTGACCTGAATGGTTGCGCACTGGGTGGCAGCCGGGACGACCTGCGCTGGGTCTCGCCCCGCACCGGGCGGGCCGTATCGGATGAAAAGGCGGGGAAATGGCGCGACCGGCTTCTGCCGCTGCCCACTTTCGTACTGCATCCGCAGCAGGTCGGCACGCCACGGGACTGGTATGACGGGCTGCGGCTGTCGGGCCATTTCCTGCGACGCGATGCCTTTGGCCAGCGCCACCGTCCCGTGCCCGAGGCGCGCGGCAGGCTTGCGGACATGATTGCCCGCAAGGCTGATATTCCCGCTGCAGGCGAACCGCCTGAAGACCCGGCCAACCCGCCGGGCTGA
- a CDS encoding arginyltransferase: MTYTSPRHPQLFYTTAPMPCPYLPGRMERKVVTEIGGPDAVAFHNRLSRAGFRRSHTIAYAPVCASCTACTPIRVPVDRFTPSRTQQRIGRRNAGLRGTSVPPRATPEQYNLFSAYQSVRHVGGDMASMTFPDYRAMIEDTTVDTFMIEFRSTEGRLACVALVDRLDDGLSAVYDFYDPEQQHNSLGTFAVLYLIAHARALGLPYLYLGYWISESQKMAYKARFRPAQIMTRGVWHDLDLADYQAGQARESAFLPDGMFRPA, encoded by the coding sequence ATGACCTATACATCGCCACGGCATCCACAGCTCTTCTACACAACGGCCCCCATGCCTTGCCCCTACCTGCCGGGGCGCATGGAGCGCAAGGTCGTGACCGAAATTGGCGGCCCGGATGCGGTTGCCTTCCACAACCGCCTGTCGCGCGCGGGCTTCCGCCGCAGCCACACCATTGCCTATGCCCCCGTCTGCGCAAGCTGCACGGCGTGCACGCCCATACGCGTGCCGGTTGACCGCTTTACCCCCAGCCGCACGCAGCAGCGTATCGGGCGGCGTAATGCGGGCCTGCGCGGCACATCCGTCCCGCCGCGGGCCACGCCGGAACAGTACAACCTGTTCAGCGCCTACCAATCCGTCCGGCACGTAGGGGGAGACATGGCATCCATGACCTTCCCCGATTACCGCGCCATGATCGAGGACACCACGGTCGATACCTTCATGATCGAATTCCGCAGCACCGAAGGCAGGCTGGCCTGCGTGGCGCTGGTGGACCGGCTGGATGACGGGCTTTCCGCCGTCTATGATTTTTATGATCCCGAACAGCAGCACAATTCGCTGGGTACGTTTGCGGTACTGTACCTGATCGCGCATGCCCGTGCGCTCGGCCTGCCCTACCTGTATCTTGGCTACTGGATAAGCGAGAGCCAGAAAATGGCCTACAAGGCCCGCTTCCGCCCCGCGCAGATCATGACGCGGGGCGTCTGGCACGACCTGGATCTGGCCGATTATCAGGCCGGACAGGCGCGTGAGAGCGCCTTCCTGCCGGACGGGATGTTCCGTCCGGCATGA
- the tsf gene encoding translation elongation factor Ts, whose protein sequence is MAEITAALVKELREKTGAGMMDCKKALKEAEGDIEGAIDWLRKKGLSAAAKKSGRVTAEGLVGVAQADLKAAMVEINAETDFVARNEHFQNFVSEVAHAALSVGDDLEKLKAAVLKSSRTVADELTHLIATIGENMSIRRARVLSVPSGVVATYVHGAVSPGLGKIGVLAAVEAPSASEALEDLGRRVGMHVAATRPAALDVDSVDPQALERERAVLVEQAKASGKPDAIIEKMVDGRIRKFYEEVVLLEQIWVHDGESRVRKIVEKAGAKLTGFDRFQLGEGIEKEDNDFAAEVAKAAGQ, encoded by the coding sequence ATGGCGGAAATTACCGCAGCACTCGTAAAGGAACTTCGCGAGAAGACCGGCGCGGGCATGATGGATTGCAAGAAGGCGCTCAAGGAAGCCGAAGGCGATATCGAAGGCGCGATCGACTGGCTGCGCAAGAAGGGCCTCTCGGCTGCGGCCAAGAAGTCCGGCCGTGTCACGGCGGAAGGTCTGGTTGGCGTGGCGCAGGCGGACCTGAAGGCCGCCATGGTCGAGATCAATGCCGAAACCGATTTCGTGGCGCGTAACGAGCATTTCCAGAACTTCGTCTCCGAAGTGGCGCATGCCGCGCTGAGCGTGGGCGACGATCTGGAAAAGCTGAAGGCTGCCGTGCTGAAAAGCAGCCGCACCGTTGCCGATGAACTGACCCACCTGATTGCCACCATTGGTGAGAACATGTCCATCCGCCGCGCGCGCGTGCTGAGCGTGCCGTCGGGCGTGGTCGCGACCTACGTGCATGGCGCAGTAAGCCCCGGCCTTGGCAAGATTGGCGTTCTGGCTGCCGTCGAGGCGCCTTCCGCCAGCGAGGCGCTGGAAGACCTGGGTCGCCGCGTTGGCATGCATGTCGCCGCCACCCGCCCGGCGGCGCTGGATGTGGACAGCGTTGACCCGCAGGCGCTGGAGCGTGAGCGCGCGGTGCTGGTCGAGCAGGCCAAGGCTTCGGGCAAGCCTGATGCCATCATCGAGAAGATGGTTGATGGCCGTATCCGCAAGTTCTACGAGGAAGTCGTGCTGCTGGAGCAGATCTGGGTACATGACGGTGAAAGCCGCGTGCGCAAGATCGTCGAGAAGGCAGGCGCGAAGCTGACCGGCTTCGATCGCTTCCAGCTTGGTGAAGGCATCGAGAAGGAAGACAACGACTTTGCCGCCGAAGTGGCAAAGGCCGCAGGTCAGTAA
- the parC gene encoding DNA topoisomerase IV subunit A, translating into MPVDTTAGHIEDTKLADALSERYLAYAMSTIMSRSLPDVRDGLKPVHRRMVYAMQQLKLDPSAGFKKCARVVGDVIGKYHPHGDASVYEALVRLAQDFAVRYPLVEGQGNFGSIDGDNAAAMRYTESRLTEVAKALLEGIDEDSVDFRPTYDGEEHEPVVLPAAFPNLLANGAAGIAVGMATSIPPHNVGEICAAALALIRKPGTTTAELLAHMPGPDFPTGGSIVEDRDAILRAYETGRGSFRIRAKWEVEQGRFGTWQIVVTEIPYQVQKSRLIEQVADLMEQKKLPLLADIRDESTTDIRLVLEPKSRGIEPAVLMETLFRATQLESRFGLNMNVLGADQVPGVRSLKEVLQAWLDHRHDVLLRRSANRLQAVDRRLEILDGFLAVYLNLDEVIRIVREEDDAKAALIAAFDLTELQADSVLNMRLRSLRRLEEMEIRNEHAKLSAEKQALHDLLENEGQRWKHIASEIRTIQKTFGGGALGARRSLLADAPVEIDVEAALPVERDPLTVILSQKGWIRTIRGHGQDPQALKFKEGDAPGMAVECHSNDRLCVFATDGRAFTLRVSDLPRGRGDGQPLRLIIDLSNDEDIIALFPVEDTRRRLLASSTGRGMIVAESAMTAEKRTGKQVLNLKDGESAQACTPAEGDHVLVLGQNKRLLVFPLDQLPEMSRGLGVILQKYKDGGLKDVVVFTADAGVAWPDPARTRSFADLRDYVGKRAEMGKPAPTWATRRPRG; encoded by the coding sequence ATGCCTGTGGATACAACAGCCGGTCATATTGAAGATACCAAGCTGGCCGATGCGCTGAGCGAGCGCTATCTGGCCTATGCCATGTCAACCATCATGTCGCGCTCTCTGCCCGATGTGCGCGACGGGCTGAAACCGGTGCACCGGCGCATGGTCTATGCCATGCAGCAGCTCAAGCTGGATCCGTCCGCCGGGTTCAAGAAATGCGCCCGCGTGGTGGGTGACGTGATTGGTAAATACCATCCGCATGGCGATGCCTCGGTCTATGAGGCACTGGTGCGGCTGGCGCAGGATTTTGCCGTGCGCTACCCGTTGGTGGAGGGGCAGGGCAATTTCGGCTCGATCGATGGTGATAACGCTGCCGCCATGCGCTACACCGAATCCCGCCTGACCGAAGTGGCAAAGGCCCTGCTGGAAGGAATTGACGAGGACAGCGTCGATTTCCGCCCCACCTATGATGGGGAGGAACACGAACCCGTCGTCCTGCCGGCAGCCTTCCCGAACCTGCTGGCCAACGGGGCGGCAGGTATTGCCGTGGGCATGGCCACCTCCATTCCGCCGCATAATGTGGGTGAGATCTGTGCCGCCGCACTGGCGCTGATCCGCAAGCCCGGCACCACCACGGCGGAACTGCTGGCCCATATGCCCGGCCCCGACTTTCCCACCGGCGGCAGCATTGTCGAGGATCGTGACGCCATACTCCGTGCATACGAGACGGGACGTGGCTCCTTCCGCATCCGCGCGAAGTGGGAAGTCGAGCAGGGGCGCTTCGGAACATGGCAGATCGTGGTGACCGAGATCCCGTATCAGGTCCAGAAATCCCGCCTGATCGAGCAGGTTGCCGACCTGATGGAGCAGAAGAAGCTCCCGCTGCTGGCTGATATCCGCGATGAAAGCACCACCGATATCAGGCTGGTGCTGGAGCCGAAGTCACGCGGGATCGAACCGGCGGTGCTGATGGAAACGCTGTTCCGCGCCACCCAGCTTGAAAGCCGCTTTGGCCTGAACATGAACGTGCTGGGCGCCGATCAGGTACCCGGCGTGCGCAGCCTGAAGGAAGTGCTGCAGGCATGGCTGGACCACCGGCACGACGTATTGCTGCGCCGGAGTGCAAACCGCCTGCAGGCGGTGGACCGGCGGCTGGAAATCCTCGATGGCTTCCTTGCGGTTTACCTGAACCTTGATGAGGTGATCCGCATCGTGCGCGAGGAGGATGACGCGAAGGCGGCATTGATCGCGGCATTCGACCTGACCGAACTGCAGGCGGATTCTGTACTCAACATGCGCCTGCGCAGCCTGCGGCGGCTGGAGGAAATGGAGATCCGCAACGAGCATGCCAAGCTTAGTGCGGAGAAGCAGGCGCTCCATGACCTGCTGGAGAACGAAGGCCAGCGGTGGAAGCATATCGCCAGCGAGATCCGGACCATCCAGAAAACCTTTGGCGGTGGCGCACTGGGCGCGCGGCGCAGCCTGCTGGCGGATGCGCCGGTTGAGATCGACGTGGAGGCAGCACTTCCGGTCGAGCGTGACCCGCTGACGGTCATCCTGTCGCAAAAGGGCTGGATACGCACCATACGTGGCCATGGGCAGGACCCGCAGGCGCTCAAATTCAAGGAAGGGGACGCACCGGGCATGGCGGTGGAATGCCACAGCAATGACCGGCTGTGCGTATTCGCAACGGATGGGCGGGCTTTTACGCTGCGGGTGTCCGACCTGCCGCGCGGGCGGGGTGATGGCCAGCCGCTGCGCCTGATCATCGACCTGTCCAATGATGAGGACATCATCGCCCTGTTCCCGGTGGAGGACACGCGCAGGCGGCTGCTTGCCTCCAGCACGGGGCGCGGCATGATCGTGGCGGAATCTGCCATGACGGCGGAAAAGCGTACCGGCAAGCAGGTCCTGAACCTGAAGGATGGGGAAAGTGCCCAGGCATGTACCCCGGCGGAAGGGGATCATGTGCTTGTGCTGGGCCAGAATAAGCGGCTGCTGGTTTTCCCGCTGGATCAGTTGCCCGAAATGTCACGTGGCCTTGGCGTAATCCTGCAGAAATACAAGGATGGCGGGCTGAAGGATGTCGTGGTGTTCACGGCTGATGCCGGGGTGGCCTGGCCAGATCCCGCGCGGACACGGTCTTTTGCCGACCTGCGTGATTATGTGGGCAAGCGTGCCGAGATGGGCAAACCGGCCCCCACATGGGCCACCCGCAGGCCGCGCGGCTGA